The Thiomicrorhabdus aquaedulcis sequence TTTAAACACTTTTTACCCGCAAAATACCGCCACTTATGGCAATCGGTGCGCAAAGGAAACTACGTATACATCGACCAATACATTCAAGCACTGGTGCTGTTGCAGCACAAATTAGACCCCAAAAAATTTACCAAAATTTGGTATTTAACTTACCCCGACATTGCACCAGAAGAGTTAGATAACTCATAAAAACCAATCAAATACAATCGACCAGGCCTGGTCAATTGTCTAATCCAGCTCAAACAACGCTTTAACATGCTCACGCGCGCTCATGCTCAACGCGCCCAAATCGTAGCCGCCCTCTAACACCGACAAAACCTTAGCATCACCGCATTGAACAGCCACTTTTATCAATTGCTGGGTCAGCCAAAAATAATCATTCTCATGCAAACGTCCATACGCCATAGGATCTAAAGCGTGACCATCAAACCCCGCCGAAATTAAAATAAGCTGTGGATTAAATTGCGCCAACTGAGGCAATGCCTGCTCTGACCAGGCCTGGCGAAAAGCCGTACCGTCAAACCCTTTGGGCAAGGGCATTTTAACCATGTTGTCTAAATCCGATTGTGGCGTACTAAAAGGGTAAATATCGGCTTCAAAACTTGAAGCAAACCACACCTGTGGTTGACGGCGCACAAAGTCTTCTGTGCCGTCACCATGGTGCACATCAAAATCCACAATGGCCACGCGCTCAATCCCATACTGTTTAACGGCGTACATCGCCCCAATAGCGACATTGTTAAACAGACAAAACCCACTCGACTTGGCGTAATGGGCGTGATGGCCTGGCGGGCGCACATTGCAAAAAACCCGTCGATACTTGCCGTCTATTAGTGCATCAATGCCGTCCAACACCGCGCCTACTGCGTGTCGCGCAGCCAATAAACTCCCCGGACTTAATTGAATATCGTCCCCTAAACTGACCACGCCTTCTTTTGGCACATGGCGCTTAATGCGCTCAAGTACTTTTGGGTCGTGCGCCAAGCACAATTCAGCGTCACTGGCGGCACGCGATTGGGCATGGCTAAACCAGTCAAACAGCTGATTACTAATGAGCTGGTCTTGAATTCGGCTTATACGTTGCGCTATTTCAGGATGTTCGTCGCCATTGTCGTGCAAATGACACAATGAATGAGTAATATATAGGTTCATTTTTTTCTCCAGGATGTCATCAATGGGACCACATTATTTATCTAAGCTGTTTAAACCCAATAGCGTTGCTATTTTTGGTGCCAGCGACCGTCCAGAATCGGTTGGCGCAAATGCCTTGCAAAATATGCTTAAAGCAGGCTTTAAAGGGGCTATTTACCCTATTAATCCTAAACACGCTACGGTACAAAATCAAGTTTGCTACGCCTCTATTGCCGACGTACCCCAAGTACCTGAGTTAGTCGTCATTGCCACGCCAGCGCACAGCATTGCCTCAATTATTCAAGCCTGCGGCGAACAAGGCGTTGCCAATGCGGTTATTTTATCAGCCGGCTTTGAAGACGAAGCAGGAAAAAAACTCCAAAAACAAATTACCGCTACCGCGCACGCATACAAAATGCGCTTATTGGGTCCAAATTGTTTGGGTATTTTACGCCCAGAAATTGGCCTAAACGCCACCTTTAGTAAAAACCAAGCCAAACCTGGACATTTAGCGCTCATTTCTCAGTCGGGCGCGTTATGCACAGCGGTTTTAGACTGGGCAGAAGCCAATGAAGTGGGCTTTTCACAAGTGGTGTCTACTGGCGATGCCGCCGACATCGACTTTGGCGAAATTTTAGACTTTTTAGCCGTTGACCCACAAACCCACAGTATTTTGCTTTACATAGAAGGCATTGCCGACGCACGCCGTTTTATGAGTGGCTTAAAAGCCGCTGCCCGCATGAAGCCGGTTATTTTACTCAAGTCGGGACGCATGCCAGAAGGCACGCGCGCGGCCGTATCGCATACCGGTGCATTAGTGGGTGCAGACGACGTATTTACCGCCGCCATTGAACGCGCAGGCGCTATTCGAGCTCAGTCCATTTCGCAACTGTTTGCCGCCGCTAAAACCCTTTCGCACAACATGAACTTTAAGCACAGCCGCTTGGCCATTTTAACCAATGGTGGCGGGCCTGGCGTTATGGCCACCGACCGTGCAGCCGAACTGGGCATTGCCTTGCCTCAACCCAGCGAACAAAGCCTTGAGGCCTTAAACGCCTTTTTACCCCAGCATTGGTCACACGCCAACCCCATTGATATTTTAGGCGACGCTACCGGCGCCCGCTACACCCAATCATTGGCGGTGTGCCAAGCCGACGAACGCTACGATGCTATTTTAGTGCTGCTTACCCCACAAGCCATGACCGAGCCAACCGAAATTGCCCAAGCCATTTGTGAGTTTATTGACAATACACCACACTGCAAACCCATTTTTACAGCCTGGCTAGGCGAACGTTTGGTCAGTGAAGCGCGCAGTTATTTTAGTCAACACAGCGTGCCCACTTTCCGCACCCCCGAAGCGTCGGTAGAAGCCTTAGCCTTTTTAGCCAACTACCACCAAAACCAAGCGTTGCTTATGCAAGCGCCCGCCACAGGTGCGCACAATGGCAACTTGGTTGACGCCAGTGGCGCGCGTTTAATTATTAACGCCGCCCTGTCCGAACACCGTGACATTTTAACCAGCACCGAAACTCGTGCCATTATGCATGCCTTTGGCGTGCCCATAACGCCTGCAATTGAAGCCGCCAATGCCAACCAAGCGATGATTGCTGCTGAATCACTCGGATTTCCAGTAGGCATTAAAATTAACTCTCCCGATCTGACCCATAAATCGGATGTTGGGGGCGTAAAACTCAATTTGCACAGCGCCCTAGAAGTTAAACACGCGTTTACCAGCATGGTCGAACGCATTCGCCTAGCGCAACCAAATGCAAATGTGCTTGGGGTAACGGTCGAACCTATGAGCGTGCGCCCACACGCCCGTGAACTGCTGGTAGGCGTAATGCGTGACCCAGTGTTTGGACCTGCCATTACTTTTGGCAGCGGCGGTACCGCGGTTGAGGTGTTAAAGGACAGCGCGATTGGTCTACCGCCGCTTAATACCTTTATGGCTAAGAAGATGATTAACAGCACCAAAATTGCCAAAATGCTTGGCGAGTTTAGAGGCCTGCCTGCGGTTAATTGCGATGCGGTGGTTGATGTGCTATTACGCATATCGGACATGGTGGCGCAACTGCCCGAAATTATTGAACTGGACATTAACCCGTTGTTTGCCGATGAACACGGCGCAATTGCGGTCGATGCACGCATTCGTATTCAACACCCCACCAATCACAAACGCGCTTACGCACACATGGCAATTCACCCGTATCCAGCCGAACTGATTGTCCACACCCAAACCAAAACTGGGCTGGAAGTGACGTTGCGCCCTATTCAACCCGAAGATGCGTCGATGGAGCTGGAATTTGTTAAAAACTTGTCCGAACGCAGTCGTTATTTACGTTTTATGAATCAACTGCAAACTCTAAGCCCCGAAATGTTGTCGCGCTTTACCCAAATTGATTACGATCGCGAAATGGCGTTTATAATGACAACCACTAACTCAGCTGGACAAGAAGTTGAAATTGGCGTAACACGCTACACCACTAATCCGGACGGACTGTCGTGTGAAATGGCCATTGTAGTGCGCGATGATTATCATCACCAAGGCGTTGCGGGATTACTGCTAGAAAACTTAATTGACCATGCAAAACTAAAAGGCTTGCATAAAATGGAAGGTGAAGTGCTTAGTGAAAACTACGGTATGCTGCAACTGGCACAACAATTTGGCTTTAAACTGCACACCCTAGAAGACGATCCAGAAGTGACTGCGATTGAGCTGGATTTAACCAAACCGTAATTGACTCTTTTTGATTAACCAGGTCTGCTAGCCAGGCCTGGTTAACAGGCCTGTTCACTTTTTTTGTTGTTTATTTAGAGGCCTTTGCACGTGTGAGGTGCGAGGAAAAAATGAGATAAAATTTGCCTGATTGCGGCGAAAAACGCAGTGAATAGCGGGCTATTCGCAAGATTTTCAACAAAAATCAGGTAAATTTTAGCCATTTTTTACCGTGCCTTGACTCGTGCAAAGGTCTCTTAGAGACTTTTATAAACCAGGCAATACCCAAGGCTTTTGGGTTATAGGGTCTTTTTCTATCCGAAGAACAGCGTCTAATGCCTCGTTTAACAACGGTAACTTAAACGTTTCGGCCAGCGTTCCTGCCTGTAAAACTTCGCCTTTTTTTAACAGCACACACGTGTGCGCCAACTGTGCGGCGTAATTTAAATCGTGCAAACTCATTACAATCCCCAAGCCTTTTTTGACCCAACCTTGCATTTGCGTGCCCAAACACAACTGATGCTTTAGGTCTAATCCGGCCGTCCACTCGTCTAAAAACAGCCACTTGCCAGCAAAAGCATTAGGCTGCTGATCATTTTCTGGCCAAATTTGTGCCAACACGCGCGCCAATTGCGTGCGCTTTTGCTCACCGCCCGACAGCGTTAACACATCACGCTGGCGCAAATACTGCAAATCGCAGGCGGTTAATGCCGCTTCTACGCGGGCAACCAAACGTGCTTTTGTGTCAACGTGCAAAGCAAAATTAGCGCCTACGTCAGCGCCCACTTCCGCACCCAAGCTAACCACTTGCTCAACGGTTAATGAAAATGCCACATCGACCGTTTGCTCTAGCACGCCGCGATCTAACGCTAACGAGCTTAAACTATGATGGGTCAAGTCGCGACCTGCCCACATAATGCGCCCATCACTTGGAAGTATTTCTTTCGCCAATAAGCGTAAAAGAGTGGTTTTTCCCGCGCCGTTCTGTCCCAAAATAACGCTAATCTGACCGGGCAAAAATCGCACATTAACGCCCCTCAGCAAGGCATGAGAGGCCACACAAAAACCCACTGCATTTAACTCAATGGCCTGGGCATCCGTGGACAATGAGTCGGCTGTATCTAAAAACACGGCCATGCTAAAACCCTCGCCGTTTGGCTAAAAGCATCATTAAAAAAAACGGCCCGCCTAACAGCGCCATCAACAAGCCAATGGGCAGCTCGCCCGGACTGATTAAGATACGCGCAAACAAGTCGGCGTACACCAGTAAGCTGGCTCCGGCTAGGGCACTTAAGGGCAATAAGGTGCGATGAT is a genomic window containing:
- a CDS encoding histone deacetylase family protein codes for the protein MNLYITHSLCHLHDNGDEHPEIAQRISRIQDQLISNQLFDWFSHAQSRAASDAELCLAHDPKVLERIKRHVPKEGVVSLGDDIQLSPGSLLAARHAVGAVLDGIDALIDGKYRRVFCNVRPPGHHAHYAKSSGFCLFNNVAIGAMYAVKQYGIERVAIVDFDVHHGDGTEDFVRRQPQVWFASSFEADIYPFSTPQSDLDNMVKMPLPKGFDGTAFRQAWSEQALPQLAQFNPQLILISAGFDGHALDPMAYGRLHENDYFWLTQQLIKVAVQCGDAKVLSVLEGGYDLGALSMSAREHVKALFELD
- a CDS encoding bifunctional acetate--CoA ligase family protein/GNAT family N-acetyltransferase, which produces MGPHYLSKLFKPNSVAIFGASDRPESVGANALQNMLKAGFKGAIYPINPKHATVQNQVCYASIADVPQVPELVVIATPAHSIASIIQACGEQGVANAVILSAGFEDEAGKKLQKQITATAHAYKMRLLGPNCLGILRPEIGLNATFSKNQAKPGHLALISQSGALCTAVLDWAEANEVGFSQVVSTGDAADIDFGEILDFLAVDPQTHSILLYIEGIADARRFMSGLKAAARMKPVILLKSGRMPEGTRAAVSHTGALVGADDVFTAAIERAGAIRAQSISQLFAAAKTLSHNMNFKHSRLAILTNGGGPGVMATDRAAELGIALPQPSEQSLEALNAFLPQHWSHANPIDILGDATGARYTQSLAVCQADERYDAILVLLTPQAMTEPTEIAQAICEFIDNTPHCKPIFTAWLGERLVSEARSYFSQHSVPTFRTPEASVEALAFLANYHQNQALLMQAPATGAHNGNLVDASGARLIINAALSEHRDILTSTETRAIMHAFGVPITPAIEAANANQAMIAAESLGFPVGIKINSPDLTHKSDVGGVKLNLHSALEVKHAFTSMVERIRLAQPNANVLGVTVEPMSVRPHARELLVGVMRDPVFGPAITFGSGGTAVEVLKDSAIGLPPLNTFMAKKMINSTKIAKMLGEFRGLPAVNCDAVVDVLLRISDMVAQLPEIIELDINPLFADEHGAIAVDARIRIQHPTNHKRAYAHMAIHPYPAELIVHTQTKTGLEVTLRPIQPEDASMELEFVKNLSERSRYLRFMNQLQTLSPEMLSRFTQIDYDREMAFIMTTTNSAGQEVEIGVTRYTTNPDGLSCEMAIVVRDDYHHQGVAGLLLENLIDHAKLKGLHKMEGEVLSENYGMLQLAQQFGFKLHTLEDDPEVTAIELDLTKP
- a CDS encoding ATP-binding cassette domain-containing protein, yielding MAVFLDTADSLSTDAQAIELNAVGFCVASHALLRGVNVRFLPGQISVILGQNGAGKTTLLRLLAKEILPSDGRIMWAGRDLTHHSLSSLALDRGVLEQTVDVAFSLTVEQVVSLGAEVGADVGANFALHVDTKARLVARVEAALTACDLQYLRQRDVLTLSGGEQKRTQLARVLAQIWPENDQQPNAFAGKWLFLDEWTAGLDLKHQLCLGTQMQGWVKKGLGIVMSLHDLNYAAQLAHTCVLLKKGEVLQAGTLAETFKLPLLNEALDAVLRIEKDPITQKPWVLPGL